A window of the Sphingomonas piscis genome harbors these coding sequences:
- a CDS encoding nitroreductase family protein, translated as MLNDRSSILTLLQTRRSGKPREMVGPGPDEEEMAQILTAAARVPDHGKLFPWRFVTVADDQRDALALLFRQALSEEDPCATPAHHEAADQYARFGGSLVVLVSAPVQGHKIPVWEQELSCGAAAMNLLTAAHALGFVAGWITGWQSYSERVRQAFCGPGERIAGFIFIGHPARELEERPRAPLTTVWRPWTPPQL; from the coding sequence ATGCTCAACGACCGTTCATCGATCCTCACCCTGCTCCAGACCCGCCGCTCGGGAAAGCCGCGCGAAATGGTGGGGCCGGGCCCCGACGAAGAGGAGATGGCGCAAATCCTGACCGCCGCAGCCCGCGTCCCGGACCACGGCAAGCTCTTCCCGTGGCGCTTCGTCACCGTTGCCGACGATCAACGCGACGCGCTTGCCCTGCTGTTCCGGCAGGCATTGTCCGAGGAAGACCCGTGCGCCACGCCCGCGCACCACGAGGCCGCGGACCAATATGCACGCTTCGGCGGTTCGCTGGTGGTCCTCGTCTCCGCACCCGTACAGGGGCACAAGATTCCGGTGTGGGAGCAGGAATTGTCCTGCGGTGCGGCCGCCATGAACCTGCTGACCGCGGCCCACGCCTTGGGCTTCGTCGCCGGCTGGATCACCGGATGGCAGTCCTATTCGGAACGGGTGCGGCAAGCCTTTTGCGGCCCCGGGGAACGGATCGCCGGCTTCATCTTCATCGGCCACCCGGCGCGAGAGCTGGAGGAACGGCCCCGGGCACCGTTGACCACCGTCTGGCGGCCCTGGACACCACCGCAACTATAA
- a CDS encoding NnrU family protein, with product MLLLILFAAAFVGSHFAMSHPLRSAMVERLGERGFQGVYSLISLIFFAGMIWAYRGLGRQEPVWSAGEWAWVSAEILMWFASVLLAGSFVRNPALPGAPMADRPAGVLRLTRHPMMWSFAIWAVVHAVVIATPKALVLDASMLLLALGGSVGQDAKKRRLIGERWHDWSAQTAFVPFARGIAYPGTVALVGGTLLYLLATWLHPLPVSIWRLVA from the coding sequence ATGCTGTTGCTGATTCTGTTTGCCGCGGCGTTCGTCGGCTCTCACTTCGCCATGTCGCATCCCTTGCGCTCGGCAATGGTGGAGCGGCTTGGGGAGCGCGGATTCCAGGGCGTCTACAGCCTCATTTCGCTCATCTTCTTCGCCGGCATGATCTGGGCCTACCGTGGTCTCGGCCGGCAGGAGCCGGTCTGGTCGGCGGGAGAATGGGCCTGGGTGTCCGCCGAGATCCTGATGTGGTTCGCAAGCGTGCTGCTGGCGGGCAGCTTCGTAAGGAACCCGGCGCTTCCCGGCGCACCCATGGCCGACCGGCCCGCCGGCGTCCTTCGGCTGACGCGTCACCCCATGATGTGGTCCTTTGCAATTTGGGCCGTGGTTCACGCGGTGGTGATCGCCACGCCCAAGGCGCTGGTGCTCGATGCCTCGATGCTACTGCTCGCGCTCGGCGGATCGGTTGGGCAAGACGCCAAGAAGCGGCGCCTGATCGGCGAACGCTGGCACGACTGGTCGGCCCAGACCGCCTTCGTCCCCTTTGCGCGCGGCATTGCCTATCCGGGAACGGTCGCTCTCGTGGGCGGGACGTTGCTCTACTTGCTTGCGACCTGGCTGCATCCGCTGCCGGTCAGCATCTGGCGCTTGGTCGCTTAA
- the glmM gene encoding phosphoglucosamine mutase, whose translation MKRKFFGTDGIRGLTNSEPMTAATALKVGQAAGAHFLRGDHRHRVVIGKDTRLSGYMMESALVAGFTSVGMDVVLLGPMPTPAVAMLTQSMRADLGVMISASHNPFADNGIKLFGPDGYKLSDEDELAIEKRLSEEPELVPADKIGRAKRIDDARGRYIHFAKSTFPDDQRLDGLKVVVDCANGAAYQVAPSALWELGADVVALGVTPNGTNINDRCGSTHPQTLQETVVASGAHIGLALDGDADRLIVVDEKGQLVDGDQLMALIAIDYRRRGVLRGDLVATVMSNLGLERRLKAEGIGMKRAQVGDRYVLEEMRKSGANVGGEQSGHIILTDYATTGDGLVAGLQVLAALVEGGRPASETLRQFEPVPQLLKNVRFTGGAPLDTDAVKRRIANAEAELDGRGRLVIRKSGTEPLIRVMAEGDDPQLVERLVDDICDAVAAA comes from the coding sequence ATGAAGCGCAAATTCTTCGGCACCGACGGCATCCGCGGCCTTACCAACAGTGAACCGATGACCGCCGCCACCGCCCTCAAGGTCGGCCAGGCGGCCGGTGCCCACTTCCTCCGCGGCGACCACCGCCACCGGGTGGTGATCGGCAAGGATACACGGCTTTCGGGCTACATGATGGAATCGGCCCTGGTCGCCGGTTTTACAAGCGTTGGCATGGACGTGGTGCTCCTGGGGCCGATGCCGACACCGGCCGTGGCGATGCTTACTCAGTCGATGCGCGCCGATCTCGGCGTGATGATCTCCGCCTCGCACAATCCGTTCGCCGACAATGGCATCAAGCTGTTCGGTCCGGACGGCTACAAGCTCAGCGACGAGGATGAACTCGCCATCGAGAAGCGCCTGTCGGAGGAGCCGGAGCTTGTGCCCGCCGACAAGATCGGCCGCGCCAAGCGCATCGACGATGCCCGGGGCCGCTACATCCACTTCGCCAAGTCGACCTTCCCGGATGACCAGCGGCTCGATGGCCTGAAAGTGGTGGTCGATTGCGCCAATGGTGCAGCCTATCAGGTCGCGCCCTCAGCACTGTGGGAGCTTGGGGCCGACGTCGTTGCGCTCGGCGTGACGCCCAACGGCACGAACATCAACGATCGCTGCGGCTCTACGCACCCCCAGACCCTACAAGAGACGGTAGTCGCGAGCGGCGCTCACATCGGCCTGGCACTCGATGGCGATGCCGACCGCCTGATCGTCGTCGACGAGAAAGGCCAACTGGTGGACGGCGACCAGCTAATGGCGCTGATCGCGATCGACTATCGCCGTCGCGGCGTGTTGCGCGGCGATCTCGTCGCCACCGTTATGTCCAACCTGGGTCTCGAACGGAGGCTGAAGGCGGAAGGCATCGGAATGAAGCGCGCGCAGGTCGGCGACCGCTATGTCCTCGAGGAAATGCGCAAGTCCGGCGCCAACGTGGGCGGCGAGCAATCGGGCCACATCATCCTCACCGATTATGCGACCACCGGCGACGGCCTTGTTGCCGGGCTTCAGGTCCTCGCTGCGCTGGTGGAAGGGGGCAGGCCGGCAAGCGAGACACTCCGCCAGTTCGAACCCGTGCCGCAATTGCTGAAGAATGTCCGCTTCACCGGCGGGGCGCCCTTGGACACCGACGCCGTCAAGCGCCGTATTGCGAATGCCGAAGCCGAACTCGACGGCCGCGGCCGCCTCGTCATTCGAAAATCGGGCACCGAGCCGCTGATCCGCGTCATGGCCGAAGGCGACGACCCGCAGCTGGTCGAGCGCCTGGTGGACGACATCTGCGATGCGGTGGCGGCCGCTTAA
- the thiD gene encoding bifunctional hydroxymethylpyrimidine kinase/phosphomethylpyrimidine kinase, translating into MPDLSPRILIIAGSDSGGGAGIQADIKTVTMLGGHAMTAITAITAQNTQGVTAIHPVPAETILAQIDAVASDIGVDAVKIGMIGSPFAAEQIALRLAALREQQPDLPIIFDPVMVATSGSELADDATVNAFGKLMDVATLVTPNMPELHRLARDEDPVAAALHLVSDHRCAVLIKGGHDEGDALADALIEEDNMTSWQGQRIETRSTHGTGCTLASAIALFLGQGNSLSEAVGRARDFVRIALREAPGLGEGAGPVGQGRVRLDVGDGPRLNQVTVTGTNYDKSVEFYRRLGLKQIVANAPDYARFETAGGVTLSVQIDPEETIAATTAIYLECDDLDTRVEQMARGGLAFEHGPRNQPWMWREARLRDPDGNIVFLYKAGESRRFPPWRIDEESTGNS; encoded by the coding sequence ATGCCGGACCTCAGCCCTCGAATCCTCATCATCGCCGGGTCGGATTCCGGTGGCGGCGCGGGCATCCAGGCCGACATCAAGACTGTCACTATGCTCGGCGGACACGCAATGACGGCGATCACCGCCATCACGGCCCAGAACACGCAGGGCGTGACGGCAATCCACCCGGTACCGGCCGAGACCATCCTCGCTCAGATCGACGCGGTGGCATCGGACATCGGCGTCGACGCCGTGAAGATCGGCATGATCGGCAGCCCGTTCGCCGCCGAACAAATCGCGCTCCGGCTCGCTGCCTTGCGGGAGCAGCAGCCCGACCTCCCGATCATCTTCGATCCCGTAATGGTGGCGACCAGCGGGTCCGAGCTGGCCGACGACGCAACGGTGAACGCATTCGGCAAGCTGATGGACGTCGCCACCCTCGTCACCCCCAACATGCCCGAGCTTCATCGCCTCGCCCGCGACGAGGATCCGGTCGCCGCCGCGCTCCACCTCGTCTCCGACCATCGCTGCGCGGTGCTGATCAAGGGCGGCCATGACGAGGGCGACGCGCTGGCCGACGCCCTCATCGAAGAAGACAATATGACCAGCTGGCAGGGGCAGCGGATCGAGACCAGGAGCACGCATGGCACCGGCTGCACGCTGGCGAGCGCCATCGCCTTGTTCCTCGGCCAGGGCAATTCGCTGTCCGAAGCGGTCGGCCGCGCCCGCGATTTCGTGCGGATCGCGCTTCGCGAAGCACCGGGGTTGGGAGAAGGGGCTGGACCTGTCGGGCAGGGCAGGGTGCGCCTCGACGTCGGCGATGGCCCACGGCTGAACCAGGTTACCGTCACCGGAACGAATTACGACAAGTCGGTGGAGTTCTACCGCCGGCTAGGGCTGAAGCAGATCGTCGCCAACGCGCCCGACTATGCCCGCTTCGAGACGGCCGGCGGAGTCACCTTGTCGGTGCAGATCGACCCTGAAGAAACGATCGCCGCGACAACCGCCATCTACCTCGAGTGCGACGATCTCGACACGCGGGTGGAGCAAATGGCGCGCGGCGGGCTCGCGTTCGAGCATGGGCCTCGCAACCAGCCGTGGATGTGGCGCGAAGCGCGTCTTCGCGATCCCGACGGCAATATCGTCTTCCTCTACAAGGCCGGCGAGTCCCGCCGCTTCCCGCCCTGGAGGATCGACGAAGAATCCACAGGAAATTCGTAA
- a CDS encoding ribonuclease HII yields the protein MKRPCFKLELPFPQPLAGVDEAGCAPLAGPVVAAAVILDRDRFPYGIDDSKNLDLKERESLFKRLHAYGAVIGVGIASVEEIDSINIYWARMLAMSRAVEALGLEPAWVLVDGNATPRWQRPSKAIVGGDAKCRSIAAASIIAKVTRDRIMAEHARTYPGYGWETNRGYGTPEHYRGLETQGVTPLHRRSFAPVRELIARQSQGDLEFTAVAAE from the coding sequence ATGAAGCGGCCATGTTTCAAACTCGAGCTTCCGTTCCCGCAGCCGCTTGCCGGCGTCGACGAGGCTGGATGCGCGCCGCTTGCCGGGCCGGTGGTCGCCGCCGCGGTCATTCTTGACCGGGACCGCTTTCCCTACGGCATCGACGACAGCAAGAACCTCGATCTCAAGGAACGCGAAAGCCTCTTCAAGCGCCTCCACGCCTATGGTGCTGTGATCGGGGTTGGTATCGCGTCCGTCGAGGAGATCGACAGCATCAACATCTATTGGGCGCGGATGCTGGCGATGAGCCGCGCGGTCGAAGCGCTCGGGCTTGAGCCGGCCTGGGTGCTGGTCGACGGCAACGCCACTCCGCGCTGGCAGCGGCCGTCCAAGGCGATCGTCGGCGGGGATGCCAAGTGCCGCTCGATCGCCGCCGCGTCGATCATTGCCAAGGTTACTCGCGACCGGATCATGGCCGAGCATGCCCGGACCTATCCGGGCTACGGCTGGGAAACCAACCGCGGTTACGGCACGCCGGAGCACTATCGTGGCCTCGAAACTCAGGGGGTCACACCGCTCCATCGCCGCAGCTTCGCACCGGTTCGTGAGCTGATCGCCCGCCAATCCCAGGGCGATCTGGAGTTCACTGCCGTCGCCGCCGAATAG
- a CDS encoding site-specific DNA-methyltransferase has protein sequence MNLLARIAEDQTVARRPRQPVKRELPLDTILQGDCIAEMARLPDKSVDMIFADPPYNLQLGGELFRPEGGRVDACDDDWDKFDSLAAYDDFTREWLEQARRILKDDGTIWVIGSYHNIYRVGSLLQDAEFWILNDIVWRKSNPMPNFRGTRFTNAHETLLWCAKDEKARYTFNYRAMKALNDDLQMRSDWVLPICSGSERVKDDAGAKAHPTQKPEALLYRILLACTKPGDVVLDPFFGTGTTGAVARRLGRRWIGIERETSYVKVASERIASTLPLDESAMQVVADKRSQPRVAFGLLVESGYVAPGSLLTDSKRRWSAKVCADGSLDCDGQIGSIHKVGAALQGAPSCNGWTFWHVEEDGALLPIDTLRQRHLQKL, from the coding sequence ATGAACCTTCTCGCCCGTATCGCGGAAGACCAGACGGTTGCGCGCCGTCCCCGACAGCCGGTCAAGCGCGAGCTGCCGCTCGATACCATTCTCCAGGGCGACTGCATCGCCGAAATGGCGCGGCTGCCGGACAAGTCGGTCGACATGATCTTCGCCGACCCGCCCTATAATCTCCAGTTGGGCGGGGAGCTGTTCCGGCCCGAAGGCGGCCGTGTCGATGCCTGCGACGACGATTGGGACAAGTTCGACAGCCTTGCCGCTTATGACGATTTTACCCGCGAATGGCTGGAACAGGCCCGCCGCATCCTCAAGGACGACGGCACCATCTGGGTGATCGGCAGCTACCACAACATCTATCGCGTCGGCTCGCTGCTCCAGGATGCGGAGTTCTGGATCCTGAACGACATCGTCTGGCGCAAGTCGAACCCGATGCCCAACTTCCGTGGCACCCGCTTTACCAATGCGCATGAGACCTTGCTGTGGTGCGCCAAGGACGAAAAGGCGCGCTACACCTTCAACTATCGCGCCATGAAGGCGCTGAACGACGATCTGCAGATGCGCAGCGACTGGGTGCTGCCGATCTGCAGCGGGTCCGAACGGGTCAAGGACGATGCTGGCGCCAAGGCGCACCCGACGCAAAAGCCGGAGGCCTTGCTCTACCGTATCCTGCTCGCCTGCACGAAGCCGGGCGACGTCGTGCTCGATCCTTTCTTCGGCACCGGAACCACCGGCGCGGTGGCGCGCCGCCTCGGCCGCCGCTGGATCGGGATCGAGCGGGAGACGTCCTACGTAAAGGTCGCCAGCGAGCGGATCGCTTCGACCCTGCCGCTTGACGAAAGCGCGATGCAGGTCGTCGCCGACAAGCGCAGCCAGCCCCGCGTGGCATTCGGCCTGCTGGTCGAAAGCGGCTATGTCGCCCCCGGGAGCCTGCTCACCGACAGCAAGCGCCGCTGGTCGGCCAAGGTTTGCGCCGACGGATCGCTCGATTGCGATGGACAGATTGGCTCCATTCACAAGGTCGGTGCCGCGCTCCAGGGAGCGCCGTCCTGCAATGGCTGGACCTTCTGGCACGTCGAGGAAGATGGCGCGCTGCTTCCCATCGACACGCTCCGCCAGCGGCATCTTCAGAAACTCTAG
- a CDS encoding phosphodiester glycosidase family protein, whose amino-acid sequence MRWTLLLAVLLLPGCSRSRPVQQPVSACESQSFEGDSFTVCAAGRGGVEVRHGLRSFAALQSGLGASADRVSFAMNAGMFDDAGRPIGLLVENGRQVHAINLKEGGGNFHLMPNGVFLVRDDGSMAVVTSRDYVPSKAVRFATQSGPMLVIGGKLHPRFDADGTSRYVRNGVGVRGDGVALFVISEQVVSFGKFARFFRDALKTPNALYFDGSVSSLWDPANGRMDSFTELGPMVVAFRSAASAPDRGARARP is encoded by the coding sequence ATGCGATGGACGTTGCTCCTGGCCGTGCTCCTGCTTCCCGGCTGCTCGCGGAGTCGGCCGGTGCAGCAGCCTGTATCGGCCTGCGAGTCACAAAGCTTCGAGGGCGATAGCTTCACCGTTTGCGCAGCCGGTCGTGGAGGAGTCGAGGTTCGACACGGCCTTCGGTCGTTTGCTGCGCTGCAATCCGGCCTTGGCGCAAGTGCCGACCGGGTTTCCTTCGCCATGAACGCGGGCATGTTCGACGATGCCGGGCGGCCAATCGGCCTGCTGGTGGAGAATGGCCGGCAGGTTCACGCCATCAACCTGAAGGAAGGCGGTGGCAACTTCCACCTCATGCCCAATGGAGTCTTCCTGGTCCGCGACGACGGCTCCATGGCCGTGGTGACGAGCAGGGACTACGTTCCTTCGAAGGCCGTACGCTTCGCAACCCAGTCGGGACCGATGCTGGTGATCGGCGGCAAGCTGCACCCGCGATTCGATGCCGACGGCACCTCGCGCTACGTTCGCAACGGTGTTGGCGTGCGTGGTGACGGCGTTGCCCTGTTCGTCATAAGCGAGCAGGTCGTGTCGTTCGGCAAGTTCGCACGCTTCTTCCGCGATGCGCTGAAAACGCCCAACGCGCTTTACTTCGACGGGTCGGTAAGCTCGCTGTGGGACCCGGCGAACGGCCGCATGGACAGCTTCACCGAACTTGGGCCGATGGTCGTCGCCTTCAGAAGCGCGGCGTCAGCGCCTGATCGCGGAGCCCGCGCCAGACCTTGA
- a CDS encoding sigma-54-dependent transcriptional regulator — MAEQKIRSLLLVDSDADERRLVAAIATRAGWSVVNAADADVAVTLLQGPYGRDIQAVLIGNWQPETGPGLIDTLRDKRPNLPTIILSSGDSVSIAVEAMRAGASDFLTRPVAPERLLEALAANADRRRGAGELAPMAEKIAPSLSLEQLIGSGPEFRAALAQAAKAARSRLPILIVGEAGTGKETFARAIHAASLRSRGPLVVVDCKAIPANIIDSELFGHEKGAFPGAFDSKVGKLVRADGGTLLLDDITAMPPETQQRLDRVLATGEVRPVGCNGSYSIDVRVIATAGRRLPEQFDEGLAERITATTVVIPPLRERSEDIPSLSRHLLSRFSEQLGLQPVLIGNDALALLMRYGWPGNVRQLAGVLFRAALQCEGTSLAAQHFPHIEMQSRFNNRATDIAPSLSENRSEAALTGNPAVTLFQSDGHIRQMEDIEADIIRLAIGHYRGRMTEVARRLGIGRSTLYRKLGEIGIDTAA, encoded by the coding sequence ATGGCTGAGCAAAAGATCCGGTCACTGCTGCTGGTCGATTCCGACGCGGACGAACGCCGGCTGGTTGCTGCCATCGCGACGCGGGCGGGATGGAGCGTCGTCAACGCAGCCGATGCGGACGTGGCGGTGACTCTTCTTCAGGGACCCTACGGTCGTGACATTCAGGCGGTGCTGATCGGCAATTGGCAGCCGGAGACCGGACCGGGGCTGATCGACACGCTTCGCGACAAAAGGCCCAATCTGCCGACGATCATCCTGTCGTCGGGCGATTCGGTCAGCATCGCTGTTGAAGCGATGCGCGCCGGCGCCTCCGACTTCCTGACTCGGCCGGTTGCGCCCGAACGGCTGCTCGAAGCGCTTGCCGCCAATGCCGATCGTCGTCGGGGTGCGGGCGAACTGGCGCCGATGGCGGAGAAGATTGCGCCGTCCCTGTCGCTCGAACAACTGATCGGTTCCGGGCCGGAGTTCCGCGCGGCACTGGCGCAAGCCGCAAAGGCTGCGCGCAGCCGCCTTCCCATCCTGATCGTCGGCGAGGCGGGGACCGGCAAGGAAACGTTCGCTCGGGCCATTCACGCCGCGAGCCTGCGATCGCGCGGGCCGCTCGTCGTCGTGGACTGCAAGGCGATCCCTGCCAACATCATCGACAGCGAGTTGTTCGGGCACGAAAAAGGCGCCTTTCCCGGCGCGTTCGACTCCAAGGTCGGCAAGCTGGTTCGGGCCGATGGTGGAACCCTATTGCTCGATGATATCACCGCCATGCCGCCGGAAACGCAGCAGCGGCTCGACCGCGTCCTTGCGACCGGTGAAGTGAGGCCGGTGGGCTGCAACGGTAGCTACTCCATCGACGTCCGCGTGATCGCCACCGCAGGCCGCCGCTTGCCCGAACAATTCGACGAGGGGCTCGCCGAACGGATCACCGCAACGACGGTCGTCATTCCGCCGCTGCGTGAGCGGAGCGAGGACATTCCCTCTCTGTCGCGCCACCTGCTCAGCCGCTTCTCGGAGCAACTGGGTCTCCAGCCGGTGTTGATCGGCAATGACGCGCTTGCCTTGCTGATGCGCTACGGTTGGCCGGGCAACGTCCGTCAGCTTGCCGGCGTGCTGTTCCGGGCGGCACTGCAATGCGAGGGAACCTCGCTTGCCGCCCAGCACTTCCCGCACATCGAGATGCAGTCGCGGTTCAATAATCGTGCGACCGATATAGCTCCAAGCCTCAGCGAGAACCGAAGCGAAGCGGCGTTGACCGGCAATCCGGCAGTCACCTTGTTCCAAAGCGACGGGCACATCCGGCAGATGGAAGATATCGAAGCGGACATCATCCGCCTCGCCATCGGCCATTACCGCGGGCGCATGACAGAGGTCGCGCGCCGCTTGGGGATCGGCCGGTCGACCCTGTACCGCAAGCTTGGCGAAATCGGGATCGACACCGCCGCCTGA
- a CDS encoding aa3-type cytochrome c oxidase subunit IV yields the protein MAVDHSTAQGHGNDMEAHVRDYSKFTAMLKWGAIISAVIGFIVVFLVIS from the coding sequence ATGGCGGTCGACCATTCCACGGCACAAGGTCACGGCAACGACATGGAAGCGCATGTCCGTGACTATTCGAAGTTCACGGCCATGCTGAAGTGGGGGGCGATCATTTCGGCGGTGATCGGGTTCATCGTCGTCTTTCTCGTCATCTCCTGA
- a CDS encoding NAD(P) transhydrogenase subunit alpha — translation MKIAVLKEMAPGESRCAAIPETVKKFVGLGADVAVESGAGASASISDDEFAAAGASLGSRADILNGAGIILCVAGPDPSGLAGGAPGALLIGALDPAGRSEAVQGYAGAGLDAFAMEWMPRITRAQSMDILSSQSNLAGYKAVVDAAAAYGRAFPMMMTAAGTVSPAKVFVMGVGVAGLQAIATARRMGAQVSATDVRSATKEQIQSLGAKAIFVENVAGIEGEGQGGYAGEMSDEYKKAQAELVSSHIAKQDIVITTALIPGRPAPRLVSDAQLATMRPGSVIIDLAAGAGGNVEGCRADQLTEIHGVKVIGASNLARSLPADSSALFARNLFNFLSAFWDKDAGAPVLPDEDEIVRGICLTHGGKIVHERLAS, via the coding sequence ATGAAGATCGCGGTCCTCAAGGAAATGGCGCCGGGCGAGTCTCGCTGCGCCGCCATCCCGGAGACCGTGAAGAAGTTCGTCGGCCTTGGCGCCGACGTTGCGGTGGAAAGCGGGGCAGGCGCCTCGGCTTCCATTTCCGATGACGAATTCGCCGCCGCCGGCGCTTCGCTCGGCAGCCGTGCCGACATCCTCAATGGCGCGGGCATCATCTTGTGCGTTGCGGGTCCCGACCCGTCGGGTCTTGCGGGTGGGGCACCAGGCGCGCTGCTGATCGGCGCGCTGGATCCCGCGGGCAGATCGGAGGCCGTTCAGGGCTATGCGGGCGCGGGCCTCGACGCATTCGCGATGGAATGGATGCCGCGCATCACCCGCGCGCAGTCGATGGACATTTTGTCGTCGCAGTCCAACCTGGCCGGCTACAAGGCAGTGGTCGACGCCGCCGCGGCCTACGGCCGCGCCTTTCCGATGATGATGACCGCCGCCGGCACCGTCAGCCCCGCCAAGGTCTTCGTCATGGGCGTCGGCGTTGCCGGACTTCAGGCGATCGCAACCGCCCGCCGCATGGGGGCGCAGGTCAGCGCCACCGACGTCCGTTCCGCCACGAAGGAGCAGATCCAATCGCTCGGCGCCAAGGCGATCTTCGTCGAGAATGTCGCCGGTATCGAGGGCGAAGGGCAGGGCGGTTATGCCGGCGAAATGTCCGACGAGTATAAGAAGGCGCAGGCCGAGCTCGTCTCCAGCCACATCGCCAAGCAGGACATCGTCATCACCACCGCCTTGATCCCCGGCCGTCCCGCGCCGCGGCTGGTCAGCGATGCGCAGCTTGCCACCATGCGGCCCGGCAGCGTCATCATCGATCTGGCGGCCGGCGCGGGCGGCAATGTCGAAGGTTGCCGTGCCGATCAGCTGACGGAAATCCACGGCGTCAAGGTCATCGGTGCGTCCAACCTGGCACGCAGCCTTCCGGCGGACTCCTCGGCCCTGTTCGCCCGCAACCTGTTCAACTTCCTCAGCGCCTTTTGGGACAAGGATGCCGGCGCGCCCGTGCTTCCCGACGAGGATGAGATCGTGCGTGGCATCTGCCTGACGCACGGCGGCAAGATCGTTCACGAGAGACTGGCCAGCTAG
- a CDS encoding PH domain-containing protein, with protein MGFFAATEVDVSDIDKKYGALLLDDERILAAFKTIRDVVFLTGDRLCLINIQGLTGKKVEVTSIPYRSIVRYSIETAGTFDLDADLKIWISSTHEPLEIKIGRGSDLPGIQKLLAKGVLRR; from the coding sequence ATGGGCTTTTTCGCGGCGACCGAAGTCGACGTCTCCGACATCGACAAGAAATATGGCGCGTTGCTCCTTGATGACGAGCGCATCCTCGCGGCATTCAAGACCATTCGCGACGTCGTTTTCCTCACCGGCGACCGGCTGTGCCTGATCAACATCCAGGGACTGACCGGCAAAAAGGTGGAGGTCACCAGCATCCCCTACCGGTCGATCGTCCGCTACAGTATCGAGACCGCCGGCACCTTCGATCTCGACGCCGACCTCAAGATCTGGATCAGCAGCACTCATGAGCCGCTGGAGATCAAGATCGGCCGCGGCTCCGACCTGCCGGGCATTCAGAAGCTGCTCGCGAAAGGCGTGCTTCGTCGCTGA
- a CDS encoding secondary thiamine-phosphate synthase enzyme YjbQ has translation MRQHLNTITITAREQGLHEISDEIEAWLDTSGIATGLLTIFCKHTSASLLIQENAAPAAKRDVEDYFARIAPESATDYSHNDEGLDDMPAHLRTALTQTSLSVPVRHGRMTLGTWQGIYLFEHRRRPQRRTLMLHLIGD, from the coding sequence ATCCGGCAGCATCTCAACACCATCACCATCACCGCCCGTGAACAGGGTCTCCACGAGATCAGCGACGAGATCGAGGCATGGCTCGACACGTCGGGGATAGCGACCGGCCTGCTTACCATCTTCTGCAAGCATACGTCCGCATCCTTGCTGATCCAGGAGAATGCGGCGCCGGCGGCCAAGCGGGACGTGGAAGATTATTTCGCGCGGATCGCGCCCGAAAGCGCCACCGACTACAGCCATAACGACGAAGGTCTGGACGACATGCCGGCCCATCTGCGCACGGCACTGACCCAGACAAGCCTTTCAGTCCCGGTCCGGCATGGCCGGATGACCCTGGGCACCTGGCAGGGCATCTACCTTTTCGAGCATCGGCGTCGGCCGCAGCGCCGGACCCTGATGCTTCACCTCATCGGCGATTAG